In the Salvelinus namaycush isolate Seneca chromosome 35, SaNama_1.0, whole genome shotgun sequence genome, one interval contains:
- the LOC120029717 gene encoding uncharacterized protein LOC120029717, translated as MHITVRKAADRRLVLSQCQKDHLYHCPFCQPSIFKPRDYASVLTHIESHRLKAVLHREFTIFICHLECREAKHFHCPYCPKTYVNRSDFTKHIPQCESVCYQAPGSTARAPDVTSASARAPDVTSASTRAPDVTSASARAPDVTSASARAPDVTSASARAPDVTSATARDPGSACPAVKPAVKRKIKCCNCSLWLNKKKLRKHQLRKHTSPEKGITAHSNLKSQCLDQDNWVFAEDKHIHPVSPPSVLIREMLTKQEMILEQQTLILRLLQTAQQNGAEYAIEGGLLPLKDQQSLQRLETDLQGADFKLKLINHLSLIGGCDVKDVVWRLMRHTISNALAKNMNWRGVNRKISLGSLRLREVLIAVVRKNPLTSKASESDVESVMKKWLQLAAYREGGRRRRDRSVVAPVP; from the exons ATG CATATCACAGTGCGAAAAGCAGCAGATCGCCGTTTGGTTTTATCCCAGTGCCAGAAGGACCACTTGTATCATTGCCCCTTCTGCCAGCCCTCAATTTTCAAGCCCCGAGACTATGCCAGTGTGTTGACACACATTGAGTCGCACAGATTGAAGGCTGTGCTGCATAGAG aGTTCACAATATTCATATGCCATCTGGAGTGCAGAGAAGCAAAGCATTTCCACTGCCCATATTGCCCCAAGACCTATGTAAATAGGAGTGATTTTACCAAACACATTCCACAATGTGAGTCAGTATGTTATCAAGCCCCAGGTTCAACAGCGAGAGCCCCAGATGTAACCAGTGCATCGGCGAGAGCACCAGATGTAACCAGTGCATCGACGAGAGCCCCAGATGTAACCAGTGCATCGGCGAGAGCCCCAGATGTAACCAGTGCATCGGCGAGAGCCCCAGATGTAACCAGTGCATCGGCGAGAGCCCCAGATGTAACCAGTGCAACGGCGAGAGATCCAGGTTCAGCGTGTCCAGCTGTGAAACCTGCAGTCAAGCGGAAAATCAAATGTTGCAACTGCAGTTTGTGGcttaacaaaaaaaaactaaGGAAACATCAACTTAGAAAGCATACATCTCCTGAGAAGGGTATTACAGCTCACTCCAATCTCAAGAGTCAGTGCCTTGACCAGGACAATTGGGTGTTTGCAGAGGATAAACACAtccaccctgtctctcctccttctG TGCTAATTCGGGAAATGCTTACCAAGCAAGAGATGATACTGGAACAACAGACACTCATCCTACGACTCTTACAAACAGCACAGCAGAATGGAGCCGAATATGCGATCGAAGGAGGCCTTCTGCCATTGAAGGATCAACAAAGTCTCCAGAGGCTGGAAACCGATCTTCAGGGGGCTGACTTCAAACTTAAACTG ATTAACCACTTGAGCCTCATTGGGGGATGCGATGTGAAGGATGTCGTGTGGCGTTTAATGAGGCACACAATTTCCAATGCGCTGGCAAAGAACATGAATTGGAGAGGAGTGAATAGGAAAATCTCTCTTGGATCTCTTCGACTGAGAGAGGTTTTGATTG CTGTTGTCCGGAAGAATCCGTTAACATCAAAAGCATCCGAGAGCGATGTGGAGTCTGTCATGAAAAAGTGGTTGCAGCTGGCAGCATATcgggaaggagggagaaggagacgAGACAGGAGTGTGGTGGCACCTGTGCCATGA
- the LOC120030007 gene encoding TATA-box-binding protein-like isoform X1 produces the protein MEQNNSLPPFQGLASPQGAMTPGMPIFSPMMPYGSGLTPQPVTNTNSLSLLEEQQRQQQQQASAQQAGVPGGLGQTPQLYHSQTVTTTTLPGNTPLYTATPLTPMTPITPATPASESSGIVPQLQNIVSTVNLGCKLDLKTIALRARNAEYNPKRFAAVIMRIREPRTTALIFSSGKMVCTGAKSEEQSRLAARKYARVVQKLGFPAKFLDFKIQNMVGSCDVKFPIRLEGLVLTHQQFSSYEPELFPGLIYRMIKPRIVLLIFVSGKVVLTGAKVRGEIYEAFENIYPILKGFRKTT, from the exons ATGGAGCAGAACAACAGTTTGCCACCTTTCCAGGGTCTTGCCTCCCCTCAG GGGGCAATGACTCCTGGTATGCCCATTTTCAGCCCCATGATGCCCTATGGCAGTGGTCTGACTCCCCAACCTGTCACGAACACCAACAGCCTGTCTCTCCTGGAAGAGCAGCAGcggcaacaacagcagcaggcTTCGGCCCAGCAGGCTGGGGTGCCAgggggtttgggacagacaccacAGCTTTATCACTCCCAAACGgtcaccaccaccacactgccAGGAAACACCCCCCTCTACACCGCTACACCGCTAACCCCCATGACACCCATCACACCTGCCACTCCTGCCTCTGAGAGTTCTGGGATTGTCCCTCAGTTACA GAACATCGTATCCACTGTGAACTTGGGCTGCAAACTTGACTTGAAAACAATAGCACTGCGAGCTAGAAATGCTGAGTACAACCCCAAG CGATTTGCTGCTGTAATCATGAGAATACGAGAGCCAAGAACAACTGCACTTATCTTCAGTTCTGGGAAAATGGTTTGCACAGGAGCCAAAAG TGAAGAGCAGTCCCGCCTAGCGGCTAGGAAATACGCCAGAGTCGTGCAGAAGTTGGGCTTCCCAGCCAAATTTCTTGATTTCAAGATTCAGAACATGGTGGGCAGCTGTGATGTCAAATTCCCCATTCGGTTAGAGGGACTTGTACTAACTCACCAACAGTTCAGCAG TTATGAACCTGAGTTGTTCCCTGGGCTAATCTACAGAATGATCAAACCCAGAATTGTTCTGCTGATATTCGTTTCAGGCAAAGTTGTATTAACAG GTGCAAAGGTCAGAGGAGAAATTTATGAAGCATTTGAAAATATCTACCCCATCTTGAAAGGATTCAGGAAGACGACGTAA
- the LOC120029591 gene encoding proteasome subunit beta type-1-B, producing the protein MFATQVYGDNGKMKEYHYTGPVEHRFSPYSFNGGTVLAVAGEDFAIVASDTRLSEGYSIHSRDSPKCYKLTDTTVIGCSGFHGDCLTLTKIIDARLKMYKHSNNKCMTSGAIAAMLSTILYGRRFFPYYVYNIIGGLDEEGKGAVYSFDPVGSYQRDTYKAGGSASAMLQPLLDNQIGFKNMEGVQHLPLSQEKAVQLVKDVFISAAERDVYTGDALRICIITKEGIKEETVPLRKD; encoded by the exons ATGTTTGCGACACAAGTTTATGGAGATAATGGGAAAATGAAGGAATATCACTATACTGGACCAGTAGAGCACCGATTCTCTCCATATTCCTTTAACGGAGG GACTGTGCTTGCTGTTGCTGGTGAAGACTTTGCCATTGTGGCCTCTGACACCCGTCTGAGTGAAGGCTATTCAATCCACAGCCGTGACTCTCCAAAATGCTACAAGTT GACAGATACAACTGTCATAGGATGCAGTGGATTCCATGGAGATTGCTTGACTCTTACTAAAATCATTGATGCAAGATTAAAG ATGTACAAACACTCCAACAACAAGTGCATGACAAGTGGAGCAATTGCAGCCATGCTGTCTACAATCCTGTACGGTAGAAGATTCTTCCCCTACTACGTTTACAACATCATCGGTGGCTTGGATGAGGAGG GTAAAGGAGCTGTTTATAGTTTTGACCCAGTGGGATCCTATcagagagacacatacaaagctggAGGCTCAGCGAGTGCTATGCTGCAACCTCTGCTTGACAACCAG ATTGGATTCAAGAACATGGAGGGTGTGCAGCACCTGCCCCTGAGCCAGGAGAAGGCTGTGCAGCTGGTCAAAGATGTCTTCATCTCCGCTGCTGAGAGAGATGTGTACACCGGGGACGCCCTCAGGATCTGCATCATCACCAAGGAGGGCATCAAAGAAGAGACAGTCCCTCTCAGGAAGGACTGA
- the LOC120030007 gene encoding TATA-box-binding protein-like isoform X2 → MEQNNSLPPFQGLASPQGAMTPGMPIFSPMMPYGSGLTPQPVTNTNSLSLLEEQQRQQQQQASAQQAGVPGGLGQTPQLYHSQTVTTTTLPGNTPLYTATPLTPMTPITPATPASESSGIVPQLQNIVSTVNLGCKLDLKTIALRARNAEYNPKRFAAVIMRIREPRTTALIFSSGKMVCTGAKSEEQSRLAARKYARVVQKLGFPAKFLDFKIQNMVGSCDVKFPIRLEGLVLTHQQFSSYEPELFPGLIYRMIKPRIVLLIFVSGKVVLTGIPRT, encoded by the exons ATGGAGCAGAACAACAGTTTGCCACCTTTCCAGGGTCTTGCCTCCCCTCAG GGGGCAATGACTCCTGGTATGCCCATTTTCAGCCCCATGATGCCCTATGGCAGTGGTCTGACTCCCCAACCTGTCACGAACACCAACAGCCTGTCTCTCCTGGAAGAGCAGCAGcggcaacaacagcagcaggcTTCGGCCCAGCAGGCTGGGGTGCCAgggggtttgggacagacaccacAGCTTTATCACTCCCAAACGgtcaccaccaccacactgccAGGAAACACCCCCCTCTACACCGCTACACCGCTAACCCCCATGACACCCATCACACCTGCCACTCCTGCCTCTGAGAGTTCTGGGATTGTCCCTCAGTTACA GAACATCGTATCCACTGTGAACTTGGGCTGCAAACTTGACTTGAAAACAATAGCACTGCGAGCTAGAAATGCTGAGTACAACCCCAAG CGATTTGCTGCTGTAATCATGAGAATACGAGAGCCAAGAACAACTGCACTTATCTTCAGTTCTGGGAAAATGGTTTGCACAGGAGCCAAAAG TGAAGAGCAGTCCCGCCTAGCGGCTAGGAAATACGCCAGAGTCGTGCAGAAGTTGGGCTTCCCAGCCAAATTTCTTGATTTCAAGATTCAGAACATGGTGGGCAGCTGTGATGTCAAATTCCCCATTCGGTTAGAGGGACTTGTACTAACTCACCAACAGTTCAGCAG TTATGAACCTGAGTTGTTCCCTGGGCTAATCTACAGAATGATCAAACCCAGAATTGTTCTGCTGATATTCGTTTCAGGCAAAGTTGTATTAACAG GAATACCGCGGACATAG